One window of the Pedobacter ginsengisoli genome contains the following:
- a CDS encoding AsmA-like C-terminal region-containing protein, which yields MPRWSKITLKVIGILIGLILIIFSALALYVNSNKESLLQTITQKLNKNLNGTLTIGSMEPTFLRGFPGVSIKLLKVTMRDSLWKNHQHTLLDAKELEVSVNTLSLLKGTVEIKKIGINDAAIYLFTDSNGYSNTAIFRKKDKTKKKDDSESSSPEIRKFTLNNVSFVVDNKKGHKLFQFEIYDLKGNIDCPLLGGWDAELKLKTLAKSLAFNTRRGSFIKDKLLEGPFKVSYNDNSGIVQVAPNTLNIGNDPFIIGAKFDTSKENTEFTINIETKNILWRDASALLAPNITAKLNMFDLKQPIHVYCTLGGNMGPGGDPSINVKALVKDNTLTTPGGVVDNCSFTGQFTNSYISGKGISDENSAIKLFNFKGSYAQIPFSIDTAFINNLNKPIATGIFKSQFEIAKLNNIIGEEMLKFGKGTANVKLAYRADIVDFQLTKPYVKGLVDIQNADVSYVPRKVNFKNTAISLNFTDHDLYIKNIRLQSGKSVVFMEGSVGNFLNLYYTDPEKILLNWKIRSPEIHLGEFIGFLGTRKPKAKKRTRQSNFSENLNELFEKSQVNMNIKVDKIYYSKFLATNANADLLLTENGIAIKNVSVKHSGGSVSLNGSIAQKGSTNNFKLNTVITNVDIKNFFYSFNNFGMKTLTSKNLKGYLFSTTNISGVISDKGNLLPNSLYGSIAFNLKKGALLSFDPIKNVGKFAFPFRDLDNITFTNLNGKFDVRGQKITINPMQINSSLLNMDIAGIYSMSTGTNITLDIPLRNPKKDADITDKDEKRARRMKGIVLHLLATDGEDGKIKIKLNRNRDKTK from the coding sequence ATGCCGCGCTGGTCTAAAATAACACTCAAAGTAATAGGTATCCTTATAGGGTTGATACTTATAATCTTCTCTGCTCTTGCTTTATATGTTAATTCAAATAAAGAGAGCCTATTGCAAACTATTACCCAAAAACTTAATAAAAACCTTAATGGAACACTTACAATAGGTAGCATGGAACCAACTTTTTTACGTGGTTTTCCCGGTGTTTCTATTAAGTTACTAAAAGTGACTATGAGGGATAGTTTATGGAAAAACCATCAGCATACGCTTTTAGATGCCAAAGAGCTCGAGGTTTCTGTAAACACCCTATCACTATTAAAAGGAACTGTAGAAATTAAAAAGATAGGTATTAATGATGCAGCCATTTATCTGTTTACAGATAGTAACGGCTATAGTAATACTGCTATATTCAGAAAAAAAGACAAAACCAAAAAGAAAGATGATAGCGAATCATCATCACCTGAAATACGAAAATTCACATTAAACAACGTCAGTTTTGTGGTAGATAACAAAAAAGGCCACAAACTATTCCAATTTGAAATTTATGATTTAAAAGGTAATATAGATTGTCCGCTATTAGGTGGCTGGGATGCTGAACTTAAACTTAAAACACTGGCAAAAAGCCTTGCATTTAATACCAGAAGAGGAAGCTTTATTAAAGACAAGCTTTTGGAAGGCCCTTTTAAGGTTAGCTACAATGACAATTCAGGGATTGTACAAGTAGCTCCGAATACATTAAACATCGGCAATGATCCTTTTATAATCGGGGCTAAGTTTGATACCTCTAAAGAGAACACGGAATTTACCATTAACATAGAAACAAAAAATATACTGTGGCGCGATGCATCAGCTTTGCTGGCACCCAATATTACCGCTAAGCTCAACATGTTCGATCTTAAGCAGCCAATACATGTTTATTGTACATTAGGAGGTAATATGGGGCCAGGGGGCGACCCCTCGATAAATGTTAAAGCACTGGTAAAGGACAATACACTAACAACGCCCGGAGGAGTGGTGGACAACTGTAGTTTTACAGGCCAATTTACCAATAGCTACATCAGCGGCAAAGGTATAAGCGACGAAAACTCGGCCATTAAACTGTTTAATTTTAAAGGAAGCTACGCTCAGATACCATTTTCTATAGACACTGCTTTTATCAATAACCTGAATAAACCAATTGCAACCGGCATATTCAAATCCCAGTTTGAAATTGCTAAACTCAATAACATTATAGGAGAGGAGATGCTTAAATTTGGTAAAGGAACTGCAAATGTTAAACTTGCCTATCGAGCAGACATTGTTGATTTTCAGCTTACAAAGCCTTATGTTAAAGGCTTGGTAGATATTCAAAATGCCGATGTAAGCTATGTTCCGCGTAAAGTGAATTTTAAGAATACAGCCATTTCATTAAACTTTACAGATCACGATCTTTACATTAAAAATATACGACTGCAAAGTGGTAAAAGTGTAGTGTTTATGGAAGGGTCAGTCGGGAATTTCTTAAACCTTTATTATACCGATCCTGAAAAAATACTTTTAAACTGGAAAATCAGAAGTCCTGAAATCCATTTGGGCGAGTTTATTGGTTTCCTTGGTACCCGAAAGCCAAAGGCAAAAAAAAGAACCAGGCAGAGTAATTTTTCTGAAAATTTAAATGAACTTTTCGAAAAGAGTCAGGTTAATATGAACATTAAGGTCGATAAAATTTACTACAGTAAATTCCTGGCCACAAATGCAAATGCAGATCTGCTGCTTACAGAAAATGGTATAGCCATTAAAAACGTGAGCGTAAAACATTCAGGTGGGTCGGTTTCTTTAAATGGAAGCATAGCACAAAAGGGAAGTACCAACAATTTTAAACTTAATACCGTGATTACTAATGTTGATATTAAGAACTTCTTTTACTCCTTTAATAACTTTGGGATGAAAACACTAACATCCAAAAACTTAAAGGGCTATCTTTTTTCTACTACCAATATATCGGGCGTTATTAGCGATAAAGGCAATCTGCTTCCGAATTCATTATATGGCAGCATCGCTTTTAATTTAAAAAAAGGAGCCCTGCTAAGTTTTGACCCTATAAAAAACGTGGGTAAATTTGCTTTCCCGTTCCGGGATCTGGATAACATTACATTTACTAACCTAAACGGAAAGTTTGATGTACGGGGGCAAAAAATTACAATAAACCCAATGCAAATTAACTCTAGCCTGCTTAATATGGATATAGCAGGAATATACTCCATGTCTACCGGAACTAATATTACATTAGATATACCGTTAAGAAACCCTAAAAAGGATGCTGACATAACAGATAAAGATGAAAAAAGAGCACGCAGAATGAAGGGAATTGTGTTACATTTACTTGCAACGGATGGTGAAGACGGAAAGATTAAGATCAAATTGAACAGGAACCGCGATAAAACAAAATAA
- a CDS encoding ROK family protein, whose amino-acid sequence MSLIIKKTKQLKSEILRGLYYGHQLSLLELSKLTKKSLPLVTAVVNELIDERFVIEEGLAPSTGGRRPSMYLINPEKKQYIVAVAVDQLTARMVIYDFNKSIVFPLVSTSIKLSEDKEDIGNLIDFIKKNIENSGLNANHIIGIGIGMPGFINDEKNIYPSVISNNLNTNLKKYLTQQFKFPVYIDNDSSLIAFAELKFGKGRDKKNILVLNIGWGTGLGMIINGVPYRGNSGYGGEFSHIPLSQSNDLCSCGKRGCIEVETSLVVMANKAKIALDSGAKSSLEWLFNDTSKQPGDHFLDAASQGDPLAVSILSDAAFQLGKGVVMLLHILNPEKLILSGRGAIAGKMFLPPIQQAINEYCILKIAEQTTIEVSDIASYAELLGAAALVVEHYHF is encoded by the coding sequence ATGTCATTAATCATAAAAAAAACTAAACAACTCAAATCTGAGATTTTGAGGGGGCTCTATTATGGTCACCAACTCTCACTTTTGGAGCTGAGTAAACTCACAAAAAAAAGTCTGCCTCTGGTTACTGCGGTTGTTAATGAATTAATAGACGAACGCTTTGTTATTGAAGAAGGTTTAGCGCCTTCTACAGGTGGCAGAAGACCATCAATGTACCTGATAAATCCTGAGAAAAAGCAGTATATAGTGGCTGTGGCTGTTGACCAGTTGACTGCGAGGATGGTAATTTACGACTTTAACAAAAGTATTGTATTTCCTTTAGTATCAACAAGTATCAAATTATCAGAGGATAAGGAAGACATTGGTAATTTGATTGATTTTATTAAAAAGAATATTGAAAATTCTGGCCTGAATGCCAATCATATTATTGGTATCGGAATTGGAATGCCAGGTTTCATAAACGATGAGAAGAATATCTACCCTTCTGTTATCAGTAATAATTTAAACACCAACCTTAAAAAATACTTAACCCAACAATTTAAATTTCCGGTCTATATCGATAATGATTCAAGCTTAATTGCTTTTGCGGAGTTAAAATTTGGGAAAGGCAGAGATAAAAAAAACATACTTGTTCTCAATATTGGCTGGGGAACTGGGTTAGGAATGATCATAAATGGTGTTCCGTACAGGGGGAATAGTGGCTATGGTGGTGAGTTTAGCCACATCCCCCTTTCTCAAAGCAACGACTTGTGCTCGTGCGGTAAACGTGGCTGCATTGAAGTGGAAACTTCGTTGGTAGTTATGGCCAATAAAGCAAAAATAGCGCTTGATAGTGGCGCAAAATCAAGTTTAGAATGGCTGTTTAATGATACAAGTAAACAGCCTGGAGATCATTTTCTTGATGCGGCAAGCCAGGGAGATCCACTGGCTGTTTCCATCTTGTCTGACGCTGCTTTTCAGTTAGGCAAAGGTGTGGTTATGCTATTACATATTCTAAATCCCGAGAAACTAATTTTAAGCGGAAGGGGTGCAATTGCAGGGAAGATGTTCCTTCCTCCTATTCAACAAGCAATAAATGAATATTGCATACTTAAAATAGCCGAACAAACAACAATTGAAGTTTCAGATATAGCCAGTTATGCTGAACTGTTAGGAGCAGCAGCATTGGTTGTAGAGCATTACCATTTTTAG